One segment of Paenibacillus sp. FSL R7-0337 DNA contains the following:
- the ylbJ gene encoding sporulation integral membrane protein YlbJ: protein MTLNKIASPLLGIVLAGCMLLMLVHPASSLDAALRGLAVWWDVLFPSLFPFFVISEIMLGFGIVHLFGALLDPLMRPLFNIPGSGGFALAMGYVSGYPVGAKLTAKLREQGMISRIEGERLVAFTTSSDPIFLLGAVSVGFFHDASLGLVLALAHYGGGLIVGLLMSFHGRGRQEEAATTLPLPHSGSSSASPEGQGPGRLRAALNAMAHARRADGRSLGELLKSAITSSLQLIIVVGGLVVFFNVLMELLARSGVMSALFSMTGRLLSLAGFQPELSAALVSGLFEVTLGARSAGEAAGGVPLQFKAAAAAFILSWGGLSVHAQVASILNGTGLRYLPFMAARLVHALLSAVLLLLLWKPVVSSGLAGQWSALPAASGLAAPEAALISSISLLCLLLTVMLALSLVVFLLGKLWRQPYARRR, encoded by the coding sequence ATGACTCTGAACAAAATCGCAAGCCCGCTGCTCGGGATCGTGCTGGCGGGCTGTATGCTGCTGATGCTGGTGCATCCCGCAAGTTCTCTGGATGCGGCGCTGCGCGGGCTCGCTGTCTGGTGGGATGTGCTGTTTCCCTCACTGTTTCCGTTCTTCGTCATCTCTGAAATTATGCTGGGCTTCGGCATTGTCCATCTGTTCGGCGCACTGCTTGATCCGCTGATGCGCCCGCTCTTCAATATACCCGGCAGCGGCGGCTTCGCCCTAGCGATGGGATATGTATCAGGATACCCTGTCGGCGCGAAATTAACCGCCAAGCTGCGCGAGCAGGGAATGATTAGCAGAATTGAGGGCGAGCGGCTCGTCGCCTTCACGACCTCCTCGGACCCGATTTTTCTGCTGGGCGCGGTCTCTGTGGGCTTCTTTCATGACGCTTCTCTGGGGCTTGTGCTTGCCCTTGCCCATTACGGGGGAGGACTCATCGTAGGTCTGCTGATGTCCTTCCATGGCCGGGGCAGGCAGGAAGAAGCAGCTACGACCCTCCCCCTCCCTCATTCAGGCAGTTCTTCTGCGTCTCCGGAAGGACAAGGCCCCGGAAGGTTGCGGGCTGCACTGAACGCGATGGCACATGCGCGCCGGGCAGACGGCAGAAGTCTCGGCGAGTTACTGAAAAGTGCCATCACCTCCTCGCTCCAGCTCATCATCGTTGTCGGCGGCCTGGTTGTCTTCTTCAATGTGCTGATGGAGCTGCTCGCCCGCTCCGGTGTAATGTCCGCCCTGTTCAGCATGACCGGACGGCTGCTGTCGCTGGCCGGCTTCCAGCCTGAGCTCTCCGCCGCCCTGGTCAGCGGCTTATTCGAAGTGACGCTTGGTGCCAGGTCGGCGGGTGAAGCTGCCGGAGGCGTTCCGCTGCAGTTCAAGGCTGCTGCGGCAGCGTTCATTCTCTCCTGGGGCGGCTTGTCGGTTCATGCGCAGGTCGCCAGTATCCTGAACGGTACCGGACTGCGCTATCTCCCGTTCATGGCCGCCCGCCTGGTGCATGCCCTACTCTCAGCAGTTCTGCTGCTTCTGCTATGGAAGCCGGTAGTCAGCTCGGGACTGGCAGGTCAGTGGTCCGCACTACCCGCCGCCTCCGGGCTGGCCGCTCCAGAAGCCGCCCTAATCAGCAGTATCAGCCTGCTCTGCCTTCTGCTCACAGTCATGCTGGCCCTGTCGCTGGTAGTCTTTCTGCTGGGTAAGCTGTGGCGGCAACCCTATGCACGCCGCAGATAG
- a CDS encoding YycC family protein, whose amino-acid sequence MKPLQISPETAITLSKQLGVPLEHLMHMPQHILLQKIAELSKKAASDTPEGSAPAPSDEQDKQ is encoded by the coding sequence ATGAAGCCACTGCAAATATCGCCGGAGACGGCCATCACCTTATCGAAACAACTTGGCGTTCCGCTGGAACACCTGATGCATATGCCCCAACATATCCTGCTCCAAAAGATCGCTGAACTATCCAAGAAGGCCGCTAGCGATACCCCCGAAGGCAGCGCGCCTGCTCCCTCTGACGAGCAGGACAAGCAATGA
- a CDS encoding NAD kinase, translating to MRYYVLDRGDELSIQLAEQFHKLAQGRNLELDAKSPEIVISIGGDGTMLHAFHTFIDQIPNLAFVGVHTGHLGFYADWQAEELPSLIDYMCGEVGPHKPRIVQYPLLELEIHKKSGSSKHIALNEFTLKGVDGTVVIQVDINDVTFEMFRGDGLCVSTPSGSTAYNKSLGGAMVHPSIEALQIAEIASINNRVFRTMGSPLLLPKHHHCDIFSRKDQRLLLTIDHNNIPVDDLISVRAQVADHKISFARYRPFPFWNRVREAFLV from the coding sequence TTGAGATATTATGTTCTGGACCGCGGAGATGAATTATCCATCCAACTAGCGGAGCAATTTCACAAGCTGGCGCAAGGCCGGAATCTGGAGCTGGATGCCAAGTCACCGGAAATCGTGATCTCTATTGGCGGTGACGGCACGATGCTGCACGCTTTTCATACGTTTATCGATCAGATCCCGAACCTCGCTTTTGTTGGCGTGCATACCGGCCATTTGGGCTTCTATGCGGACTGGCAGGCCGAAGAGCTGCCGTCCCTGATTGATTATATGTGCGGAGAGGTTGGGCCGCATAAACCCCGTATCGTACAGTACCCGCTGCTCGAACTGGAAATACATAAGAAATCCGGCTCCAGCAAGCACATTGCCCTGAACGAATTCACCCTTAAGGGGGTGGACGGGACGGTTGTAATCCAGGTGGATATTAATGATGTGACCTTTGAGATGTTCCGCGGGGACGGCCTGTGTGTATCCACACCTTCCGGCAGTACTGCTTATAACAAAAGTCTGGGAGGCGCTATGGTGCACCCCTCGATCGAGGCGCTGCAGATTGCTGAAATTGCCTCCATTAATAACCGGGTATTCCGGACCATGGGATCGCCGCTGCTGCTGCCTAAGCATCATCACTGCGATATCTTCTCGCGCAAGGATCAGCGCCTGCTGCTGACCATTGACCATAATAATATTCCGGTGGATGATCTGATTTCTGTACGTGCTCAGGTCGCGGACCACAAAATCAGCTTCGCCCGTTACCGCCCCTTCCCCTTCTGGAACCGAGTCAGGGAAGCCTTCTTAGTCTAA
- a CDS encoding M3 family oligoendopeptidase, whose translation MKQPLSLTWELESIFPGGSASPQFESFLSVLESDIERLRTQVAAASAPADAASTKGLDPVIELLQSCAGRLTQASEFAGCLGAQNQLDKGAVRLSSKVTGLRAGYEGISSAFDNVLRQTSDPVWAEWMARPEIAPLNFVLSESRNLAREKMSPELESLALELAVDGYHGWSEHYETIVGQIQIPCEEDGEQKLLSAGQAFNKLADENPEVRRTMFRKWEEAWGGAADYCADTLNHLAGFRLKLYKGRGWEDVLKEPLGINRMSRETLDVMWDVITKSKPALVSYLKRKSEILGLESLAWVDVDAPVGKSSGKIPYEQAAADIVTQFRKFSPKLADFAERAFDKDWIEVEDRAAKRPGGFCVSFPESKESRIFMTYSGTPSNVSTLAHELGHAYHSFLLEDQPLFNQNYAMNVAETASTFAEVIVSDAQVKSATDSEEKLALLEAKIQNSVAFFMNIHARFLFETRFYEKRKAGLVSSEELSALMEEAQKEAFCGVLSEYHPHFWASKLHFYITDVPFYNFPYTVGYMFSTGLYRLALQEGASFAGKYDSLLQDTGVMTLEELVSKHLGVDLSKPDFWQGAADLIVADISEFLEMTEQSG comes from the coding sequence ATGAAACAACCGTTATCACTGACATGGGAACTGGAATCGATTTTTCCGGGAGGCTCTGCTTCTCCGCAGTTCGAGAGCTTTCTGAGCGTGCTCGAATCCGATATTGAACGCCTGCGCACACAGGTGGCTGCTGCTTCTGCACCGGCTGATGCGGCTTCAACGAAGGGGCTTGACCCGGTTATTGAGCTGCTGCAGAGCTGTGCCGGACGCCTTACACAGGCCTCAGAATTCGCCGGTTGTCTGGGTGCGCAGAATCAGCTCGACAAAGGGGCGGTGAGACTGTCCTCCAAGGTAACGGGGCTGCGTGCCGGATATGAGGGCATCAGCTCTGCCTTCGATAACGTGCTGCGTCAGACCTCTGACCCGGTATGGGCCGAGTGGATGGCCCGGCCGGAGATTGCCCCGCTGAATTTCGTGCTCAGTGAGAGCCGGAATCTGGCCCGTGAGAAGATGAGCCCGGAGCTGGAGAGCCTGGCACTTGAGCTTGCAGTTGACGGCTATCATGGCTGGAGCGAGCATTATGAGACGATTGTCGGACAGATCCAGATTCCTTGTGAAGAAGACGGGGAACAGAAGCTGCTCTCTGCCGGGCAAGCCTTCAACAAGCTGGCGGATGAGAATCCTGAGGTCCGCCGTACGATGTTCCGCAAATGGGAAGAGGCCTGGGGCGGCGCGGCCGACTATTGTGCAGATACCTTGAACCATCTGGCAGGCTTCCGCCTGAAGCTGTATAAGGGCCGCGGCTGGGAGGATGTGCTGAAGGAGCCGCTGGGCATCAACCGTATGTCCCGTGAGACCTTGGATGTCATGTGGGACGTGATCACGAAGAGCAAGCCTGCCCTGGTATCCTATCTGAAGCGCAAATCAGAAATTCTGGGTCTGGAGTCACTCGCCTGGGTCGATGTGGATGCGCCAGTCGGCAAGTCCTCCGGCAAAATTCCCTATGAACAAGCAGCCGCCGACATTGTGACCCAGTTCCGAAAATTCAGTCCGAAGCTGGCGGATTTCGCCGAGCGCGCCTTCGACAAGGATTGGATCGAGGTCGAAGACCGGGCCGCGAAGCGTCCGGGTGGCTTCTGCGTCTCCTTCCCGGAGAGTAAGGAATCCCGCATATTCATGACCTACAGCGGTACGCCGTCCAATGTATCCACACTTGCGCATGAGCTGGGTCATGCTTATCATTCCTTCCTGCTGGAGGACCAGCCGTTATTCAACCAGAACTATGCGATGAACGTGGCGGAGACAGCTTCTACCTTTGCGGAAGTCATTGTGTCGGATGCGCAGGTGAAATCTGCGACGGACAGTGAAGAGAAGCTGGCGCTGCTTGAAGCGAAGATCCAGAACAGTGTGGCGTTCTTCATGAATATCCATGCCCGTTTCCTGTTCGAGACCCGCTTCTATGAGAAGCGCAAGGCAGGCCTTGTAAGCAGTGAGGAATTGTCCGCGCTGATGGAGGAAGCCCAGAAGGAAGCCTTCTGCGGGGTCCTTTCCGAATATCATCCGCATTTCTGGGCGTCCAAGCTTCATTTCTATATCACAGATGTGCCGTTCTACAACTTCCCGTATACGGTAGGGTATATGTTCAGTACCGGTCTATACCGGCTTGCGCTGCAAGAGGGGGCTTCCTTTGCCGGTAAATATGACAGCCTGCTGCAGGATACCGGAGTGATGACGCTGGAGGAGCTGGTGTCGAAGCATCTGGGCGTTGATCTGTCCAAGCCGGATTTCTGGCAGGGGGCTGCGGATTTAATCGTTGCCGATATTAGTGAATTCCTGGAAATGACAGAACAAAGCGGCTAA
- a CDS encoding alpha/beta-type small acid-soluble spore protein — translation MGQAGQQSRGSRSNNLVVPQANAALQQLKYEAAQELGVTIPADGYYGNYTSRETGSLGGYITKRLVQLAEQQLSGRS, via the coding sequence ATGGGTCAAGCAGGTCAACAAAGTCGTGGTAGCCGTTCTAACAACCTGGTCGTTCCTCAAGCGAATGCAGCGCTGCAGCAGTTGAAATATGAAGCAGCACAAGAGCTTGGAGTAACTATCCCGGCTGACGGTTATTATGGGAACTATACTTCCCGCGAAACTGGTTCTTTGGGAGGATATATCACCAAACGTCTGGTGCAACTGGCAGAGCAACAACTGTCCGGTCGTTCGTAA
- a CDS encoding O-methyltransferase codes for MRTEQLSLARQIDLVFHELQEELSGLNSGTVFVQIRNNVIGKFGVRHNPLAGRSGSFASEQEGLTSGQQSSFRVMALESLKYKKRWTHGEISYEFAVRQGMVVVDATLESNYNMANLMIRYPRSSHGDTSDQSFG; via the coding sequence GTGAGGACGGAACAATTATCGCTTGCAAGACAGATTGATCTGGTATTTCATGAGCTGCAGGAGGAATTGTCAGGACTGAATTCAGGGACCGTATTTGTACAGATCAGGAATAATGTCATCGGCAAGTTCGGGGTTCGCCACAATCCGCTCGCCGGACGCAGCGGAAGCTTCGCATCCGAGCAGGAAGGGCTGACTTCCGGACAACAATCCTCATTCCGTGTCATGGCGCTGGAGAGCCTGAAGTATAAGAAACGGTGGACGCATGGAGAGATCAGCTACGAATTTGCTGTACGGCAGGGAATGGTGGTCGTGGACGCCACACTGGAGTCCAACTACAATATGGCGAACCTGATGATTCGCTATCCGCGCAGCAGTCATGGTGATACCTCGGATCAATCCTTCGGTTAA
- a CDS encoding aldose 1-epimerase, with the protein MKQVTKGQWNGYDTYILHSRELEVTLLPRLGNNVISLWDRTMERQILRQPEERDLASYMQKPYHFGLPLLVPPGRIRRGSFQFDGTRYQFDRNAGEHHIHGLHRTQAWCVSDIEEDEDGCAVTTEFLTTDDPDWIRQFPEPLKLEMTFRLQDDRLQQTLRVTHLGTSPVPFGAGYHTWFMLDGTPSRWNVTLPAGAVCELSEDLLPTGQLLPLGKLTSLHTRLNLQGADLDTILRIAEGQPAEAVLMRDDGYGLRYSADPDFFRHWILYTKGEADQFLCIEPLTWLPDAPNLQQDASATGLITLEPGQTLVLGGTLQMIYPER; encoded by the coding sequence ATGAAACAGGTGACCAAAGGGCAGTGGAACGGTTATGATACGTATATTTTGCATAGCCGTGAACTGGAAGTCACGCTTCTGCCCCGGCTGGGTAATAACGTAATTTCATTATGGGACCGCACCATGGAGCGGCAGATCCTTCGTCAGCCTGAGGAACGCGACTTGGCATCATATATGCAGAAACCTTATCACTTCGGCCTGCCCCTCCTGGTGCCGCCCGGACGGATACGCAGAGGAAGCTTCCAATTCGATGGCACACGCTACCAGTTTGACCGGAATGCGGGAGAACATCATATTCACGGACTGCACCGTACCCAAGCCTGGTGTGTCAGTGACATCGAAGAGGACGAGGACGGGTGCGCGGTCACTACTGAATTCCTTACCACGGATGACCCGGATTGGATCAGACAATTCCCCGAGCCGCTGAAGCTTGAAATGACCTTCCGGCTTCAGGATGACCGGCTCCAGCAGACGCTCAGGGTCACTCATCTCGGCACTAGCCCCGTTCCTTTTGGCGCAGGCTATCATACCTGGTTCATGCTGGACGGAACGCCCTCCCGCTGGAATGTTACCCTTCCTGCCGGGGCCGTCTGCGAGCTGAGTGAGGATCTCCTGCCTACCGGACAGCTGTTGCCGCTCGGGAAGCTTACTAGCCTGCACACCCGGCTGAATCTTCAAGGTGCGGATCTGGATACCATCCTGCGTATAGCAGAGGGCCAGCCTGCCGAGGCCGTATTGATGCGGGATGATGGATACGGGCTGCGTTACTCGGCCGATCCTGACTTCTTCCGCCACTGGATTCTCTATACCAAAGGCGAAGCCGACCAGTTCCTGTGCATTGAACCGCTAACCTGGCTCCCGGATGCACCTAATCTCCAGCAGGACGCCTCCGCTACCGGGCTGATCACGCTTGAACCCGGACAGACGCTGGTTCTGGGGGGCACGCTGCAGATGATCTATCCGGAGCGATAA
- a CDS encoding DUF2225 domain-containing protein: MPELIPLYSIKVTCCNCEHEFSTSRVRPSLKKAIRRDADFCSYYKAENPDYYVVRVCPKCGFASTENSADKLGDWQRKSFDAQVGRRWQARSFGEKRNWEEALETYKLALICAQSIKDKERIIASLLHHIAWLYRYQGDTVQEQRFLTYSLDEYVKVFENDSSGGNDARLMYLIGELNRRIGNFAAAVRWFSRVINDQRITDAAMIRASREQWAILREQMRGLDVDPDGLPAGT, from the coding sequence GTGCCGGAATTAATACCGCTTTACTCGATTAAGGTTACCTGCTGTAACTGTGAACATGAATTTTCAACCTCAAGAGTACGTCCCAGCCTCAAAAAAGCCATCCGCCGCGATGCGGACTTCTGCTCCTATTATAAAGCGGAGAATCCCGATTATTATGTGGTTCGGGTCTGTCCGAAGTGCGGCTTTGCCTCCACGGAGAATTCAGCAGACAAGCTGGGGGACTGGCAGCGCAAGTCCTTCGATGCCCAGGTAGGAAGACGGTGGCAGGCCCGCAGCTTCGGAGAGAAGCGTAACTGGGAGGAGGCTCTGGAGACTTACAAGCTGGCACTGATCTGCGCGCAGAGCATTAAGGACAAGGAACGTATTATAGCAAGCCTGCTTCACCATATTGCCTGGCTGTACCGGTATCAAGGGGATACGGTGCAGGAGCAGCGCTTCCTGACCTATTCGCTGGATGAGTATGTGAAGGTGTTCGAGAATGATTCATCCGGTGGTAATGATGCGCGGCTGATGTATCTGATTGGCGAGCTGAACCGCCGGATCGGCAATTTCGCTGCTGCTGTGCGGTGGTTCTCAAGGGTCATTAATGACCAGCGGATTACGGACGCGGCCATGATCCGGGCTTCACGCGAGCAATGGGCCATTCTGCGTGAGCAGATGCGCGGGCTGGACGTTGATCCGGACGGGCTTCCGGCAGGTACATAG
- a CDS encoding globin: MNPKESLYDSLGGAEGIHRLVTVFYAKVQLHPQLSPLFPEDITPVLEKQYQFLSQFFGGPALFSEQHGHPMMRARHMHVPITPALAEDWLACMKAALEETGVEESLRTFVLNRLAGPAHHFVNMPHE; this comes from the coding sequence ATGAATCCGAAAGAGAGCCTGTATGACAGCCTGGGAGGCGCTGAGGGGATACACCGTCTGGTGACTGTGTTCTATGCCAAGGTGCAGCTTCACCCGCAGCTCAGCCCGTTATTCCCTGAAGATATTACTCCGGTGCTGGAGAAGCAATATCAGTTCTTGAGCCAATTCTTTGGAGGCCCTGCCCTGTTTTCCGAGCAGCACGGCCATCCCATGATGAGAGCCAGACATATGCATGTCCCCATCACTCCTGCTTTGGCGGAGGATTGGCTCGCTTGCATGAAGGCGGCGCTCGAGGAGACCGGTGTGGAGGAGTCCCTGCGTACGTTTGTCCTGAACCGGCTGGCGGGTCCCGCCCATCATTTTGTCAATATGCCCCATGAATAA